One window of Novipirellula aureliae genomic DNA carries:
- a CDS encoding DEAD/DEAH box helicase, with the protein METSEALVSKLTELCASGVRDRLVAKGLSRGMIWKDGTLPEDSPKFSSRLTNDLLNHGYLVLGCAIRLRILAIEQSLSVGPVLDDGFRTAAECIEAVVRRGQRQNDRGFHLTIAAAAFHLAHYGARSYSLLAENTDDLNLVDIEVLLVALMQRKLDDLESLCLNWLVEDEHTDEGIVSSLESGEVDFDDADAAYVAICQVFHRAVANFDFGLRSGESAFVEAAIEALDRCIEAAEEIKHVPLWWICIVARHLMDDLWSRSLHQTLPVLPNDDRWEELRSNFIDLLCQRSVAEIDLWPSQIAAASRVVDESDSLVVALPTSSGKTRIAELCILKCLASGRRVIYVTPLRALSAQVEGTLARSFRPLGFSVSCVYGASGIAASDVDTMRSASIVVATPEKLDFAIRQASDVIDDVGLIVLDEGHMIGLNEREIRYEVLVQRLLQRSDASNRRMVCLSAIFTEGDPFDAFTQWIRADKDGEAIQSKWRPTRQRPATLEWKPTGGWLEYQVSGETVFVPRFIEEQPKRKQRHNAFPQNRNELIFAAVQKFHQDGHAVLLYCPLRTSVETAAALFLKLAKQGYVQSYLTPESASEIGKAIRIGEEWLGANHVAIQALRLGIAVHHGQLPRPFLAEIEALLRRRVLTVAISSPTLAQGVDLSFGVLIFSSLWRNGEVMKPKEFANVVGRVGRAFVDLDGIYVLPVHEDDTDTRDKRLSEFHKLVRDARGRELESGLYLLIHHCLRKLQNKLGIASSEMAEYVLNQQPAIDEIASTGNDLDARQIAVMLAEFDAGIYALVEDLDCDISEVAAKLDEALKSSLWLRRLAIQEVKAQENQIAMLRGRAIHNWSRTTAPQRKGFFSASIGTESGLQIVDQADELGKLLDSATAAIKSGDTEQLSMDCCELANILFVIYPFRPKFPKVWSESDWKAILDAWISGATLHRVTDTVGIAFVQQSLVFQLVWAIEAARTVLASIAETKDDDETSESEDERTYVAICITYGVPSVAAARMLEIGMESRLLAVRLAKELALTFTTRTDLLIWLLQCDGVEPLLFSETEREVWLNFVQRNEFYFDPWQRRNELYKFRLGEGITLAIGTHLRLQPNDEGTAELYMPDFQWVGRTDSKVPSDRPMVGVITSDGEVCVRDFVAPELPDWLKTIRASS; encoded by the coding sequence ATGGAAACATCGGAAGCGCTGGTAAGTAAACTGACGGAACTTTGCGCGTCCGGCGTTCGTGATCGGTTGGTCGCCAAAGGATTGTCGCGTGGAATGATCTGGAAGGACGGCACACTTCCTGAAGATAGCCCGAAGTTCTCGTCACGTCTGACAAATGATCTTCTGAATCACGGCTATTTGGTTCTTGGGTGCGCTATCCGACTACGGATACTTGCGATTGAACAGTCATTGTCCGTCGGACCGGTTCTCGATGATGGATTCAGAACAGCGGCAGAGTGCATCGAGGCGGTTGTGCGACGCGGACAGCGTCAGAACGATCGAGGGTTTCATTTAACTATTGCTGCGGCAGCATTTCATCTTGCACACTACGGAGCACGTTCTTACTCGCTGCTCGCAGAGAACACTGACGATCTGAATCTCGTTGACATTGAGGTGCTGCTGGTCGCATTGATGCAGAGAAAGCTAGACGATCTGGAGTCGCTGTGCCTGAACTGGCTGGTCGAAGATGAACATACGGACGAAGGCATTGTGTCCTCGCTGGAGTCGGGCGAGGTAGATTTCGATGATGCCGATGCAGCCTACGTCGCAATCTGCCAAGTATTTCATAGGGCGGTCGCAAATTTTGATTTCGGACTTCGTAGCGGCGAATCAGCTTTTGTCGAAGCTGCGATTGAGGCGTTGGATCGCTGCATTGAAGCGGCGGAAGAGATAAAGCACGTTCCGTTGTGGTGGATTTGTATTGTTGCACGGCATCTGATGGACGATCTTTGGAGTCGAAGCCTGCACCAAACACTGCCAGTTCTCCCTAATGATGACCGCTGGGAAGAGCTACGGAGCAACTTCATCGACTTGCTATGTCAACGCAGCGTGGCCGAGATTGATTTGTGGCCGTCGCAAATCGCCGCAGCCAGTCGCGTCGTTGACGAATCGGATAGCCTTGTCGTCGCGTTGCCAACCAGTAGCGGTAAAACAAGAATTGCCGAGCTGTGTATCCTGAAGTGCCTAGCCAGCGGTCGCCGTGTCATCTACGTCACGCCGCTCCGCGCCTTATCGGCACAAGTCGAAGGAACGCTTGCCCGCAGCTTTAGGCCGCTAGGGTTTTCGGTATCGTGCGTCTACGGGGCTAGCGGCATTGCAGCGAGCGACGTTGATACGATGCGTTCCGCCAGCATCGTTGTTGCGACGCCCGAGAAGCTCGATTTTGCGATTCGGCAGGCCAGCGACGTTATCGATGACGTCGGATTGATTGTTCTTGATGAAGGGCACATGATCGGATTGAATGAAAGAGAAATTCGATACGAAGTGCTTGTGCAGCGACTTTTGCAGCGATCCGACGCGAGCAATCGACGAATGGTCTGTCTGTCAGCGATTTTCACCGAGGGCGATCCGTTCGACGCGTTTACTCAATGGATACGAGCTGACAAAGACGGCGAGGCCATACAATCGAAATGGCGACCAACTCGACAACGTCCCGCGACTCTTGAATGGAAACCAACAGGCGGTTGGCTTGAATATCAAGTCAGCGGCGAAACAGTGTTTGTTCCTCGATTTATCGAAGAACAACCGAAAAGAAAGCAACGACATAATGCTTTTCCGCAGAATCGCAATGAGCTGATTTTTGCGGCTGTGCAAAAGTTCCACCAAGACGGACACGCCGTTTTGCTCTATTGTCCTCTGCGGACTTCTGTTGAAACTGCTGCCGCGTTGTTCCTGAAACTGGCAAAGCAGGGCTACGTGCAATCCTATCTGACGCCGGAGTCAGCGAGCGAGATTGGGAAAGCAATTCGGATCGGGGAGGAGTGGCTGGGGGCCAACCACGTCGCCATCCAAGCGTTGCGACTTGGAATCGCTGTTCATCACGGTCAATTACCTCGACCGTTTCTCGCGGAAATCGAAGCTCTACTTAGACGAAGGGTTTTGACCGTGGCGATTTCGTCGCCGACGTTGGCGCAGGGCGTGGATTTGTCGTTTGGGGTTTTGATCTTCTCATCGCTTTGGCGGAACGGTGAGGTGATGAAACCTAAGGAATTCGCAAACGTGGTCGGTCGTGTCGGACGTGCGTTTGTCGACTTGGACGGAATTTATGTTCTTCCGGTACACGAAGACGACACGGACACGAGAGATAAGCGGCTTAGCGAATTTCACAAGCTCGTCAGGGATGCACGAGGCCGAGAACTTGAAAGCGGCCTTTATCTCCTGATTCATCATTGTCTTAGAAAGCTGCAAAACAAGCTCGGAATCGCGAGCAGTGAGATGGCTGAGTATGTCCTCAATCAACAACCGGCGATCGATGAAATCGCAAGTACTGGCAATGATTTGGATGCCCGACAAATTGCGGTGATGCTTGCGGAGTTCGATGCGGGCATATACGCCTTGGTCGAAGACTTGGACTGCGATATTTCGGAAGTCGCGGCCAAGTTGGATGAGGCGCTGAAGAGTTCGCTTTGGCTTCGTCGTCTCGCGATTCAAGAGGTTAAAGCCCAAGAGAATCAGATTGCCATGTTACGAGGGCGAGCCATCCACAATTGGTCTCGCACAACGGCACCACAACGAAAGGGATTCTTTTCAGCAAGTATTGGAACCGAGTCCGGTTTGCAAATAGTCGATCAGGCCGACGAACTTGGGAAGCTGTTGGATTCCGCCACCGCAGCAATCAAGTCGGGTGACACTGAGCAACTCTCGATGGATTGCTGCGAGCTTGCTAACATTCTGTTCGTAATTTATCCATTCAGGCCCAAATTTCCCAAGGTCTGGAGTGAGAGCGACTGGAAGGCAATTCTAGATGCTTGGATCAGTGGAGCGACACTTCACCGTGTCACTGACACGGTCGGGATAGCTTTCGTGCAGCAATCGTTGGTGTTTCAACTTGTCTGGGCTATTGAGGCAGCTAGAACGGTGCTTGCGTCGATCGCTGAGACAAAGGATGACGACGAAACCAGCGAAAGCGAAGACGAACGCACGTATGTTGCGATCTGCATCACCTATGGAGTGCCCAGCGTAGCGGCAGCACGAATGCTGGAAATCGGAATGGAGTCACGTTTGCTGGCGGTTCGTCTAGCGAAAGAGCTTGCGTTGACGTTCACGACTCGGACTGACTTGTTGATCTGGCTTCTTCAATGCGATGGAGTGGAACCGCTTCTGTTTTCTGAAACAGAACGAGAAGTATGGCTCAACTTTGTGCAGAGGAATGAGTTTTATTTTGACCCGTGGCAAAGACGA
- a CDS encoding DUF1837 domain-containing protein has protein sequence MIERVDGRAIVFDSLVEIAADHVVGLKAIKKLGGFPKATHLLENRVPTTKIGRSGMLGEILATEYVAQETEFSVPVRRLRHRDTRELAMRGDDVLGFRLAKTRVKVMKVEAKSRVSLATAHLAEARTGLANHRGRPNPETLAFLECILRLDDRDTEADPITFLLKNPIYVKDVCHLLFTLSGSAPRNLLEANSQAVHKGIELRLCGCRVKKHADFVKAVFDECVASGK, from the coding sequence ATGATTGAACGGGTTGACGGGCGAGCGATCGTTTTTGACTCGCTTGTTGAAATTGCTGCGGATCACGTCGTGGGATTAAAGGCGATTAAGAAGCTGGGCGGTTTTCCCAAAGCGACACATCTCTTGGAAAATCGGGTTCCGACCACAAAAATTGGCAGGTCAGGAATGCTGGGCGAGATTCTAGCGACTGAGTACGTCGCACAGGAAACAGAGTTTTCGGTCCCAGTTCGTCGGCTTCGGCATCGCGACACGCGTGAATTGGCGATGCGTGGTGACGACGTTCTTGGCTTTCGTCTAGCGAAGACGAGAGTCAAGGTGATGAAGGTGGAGGCGAAAAGTCGCGTATCACTGGCGACAGCACATCTCGCTGAAGCCCGCACTGGACTCGCTAACCATCGAGGCCGTCCGAATCCTGAAACACTGGCCTTCTTGGAGTGCATCCTGCGGTTGGATGATCGAGATACAGAGGCTGATCCGATTACGTTTCTGCTTAAGAATCCCATTTATGTAAAGGACGTATGTCACCTGCTGTTCACACTTTCAGGCAGCGCGCCAAGGAATTTGCTGGAAGCAAACAGCCAAGCCGTTCACAAGGGGATCGAACTCCGGCTGTGCGGCTGCCGTGTCAAGAAACACGCAGATTTTGTGAAAGCGGTATTCGACGAATGCGTGGCAAGCGGCAAGTGA
- a CDS encoding tyrosine-type recombinase/integrase: MNQPLDCLAFSWGSMDEPIKIADVGLANTGDAELVPVATTQPALTLGRADSEMPALVAAGGAAAQFAWEEFIYGKIRNPHTRAAYAHAVSQFLRHCKSIDKELPTITPRDVGSYLDGLVYAPATKKLHLSALRHFFDTLVTRHVVVLNAAASVRGERLQVVEGKTPEMSAQQARKLMTSIDVDSIVGLRDRAIIGILIYTAARVGAIAKLQMQHYFDTGEQYCLRFAEKGGKSREIPVRHDLQQFITAYLTAGALAGTDKSSPLFRTAIRRTKRLTDNSMTAGDMGRMLKRRLKNAGLPSRLSPHSFRVTTITDLLSQGVPLEDVQNLAGHADPRTTRLYDRRQRKVTRNIVERISI; this comes from the coding sequence GTGAATCAACCGCTGGATTGTTTAGCATTCTCTTGGGGCAGCATGGATGAGCCGATCAAAATTGCAGACGTTGGGTTAGCCAATACCGGCGACGCGGAATTGGTTCCCGTGGCGACTACTCAACCAGCTCTGACTCTTGGCCGGGCTGACAGCGAGATGCCCGCTCTGGTCGCTGCTGGCGGCGCTGCGGCACAGTTTGCTTGGGAAGAGTTCATCTATGGGAAGATCCGCAATCCCCATACCAGGGCCGCTTATGCGCACGCAGTTAGCCAATTCTTGCGTCACTGCAAATCGATCGACAAAGAACTGCCGACAATCACGCCCCGAGATGTTGGAAGCTACTTGGATGGGCTCGTTTACGCCCCCGCAACCAAGAAGTTGCATCTGTCGGCACTTAGACATTTCTTCGACACATTGGTGACGCGGCACGTGGTCGTTTTAAATGCCGCCGCTTCCGTCCGTGGTGAGAGATTGCAAGTCGTCGAAGGCAAAACCCCCGAGATGTCAGCTCAGCAAGCACGGAAGCTGATGACCAGCATTGATGTCGACTCGATTGTGGGGCTGCGTGATCGTGCCATCATCGGCATCCTCATCTATACAGCCGCTCGCGTCGGAGCGATTGCCAAGCTCCAGATGCAACACTATTTCGATACGGGCGAGCAATACTGCCTTCGATTTGCGGAAAAAGGCGGCAAATCGCGTGAAATCCCCGTTCGGCACGACCTTCAGCAGTTTATCACCGCCTATCTCACGGCTGGAGCCCTCGCCGGCACCGACAAATCGAGTCCGCTATTCCGGACAGCAATTCGCAGAACCAAGCGACTGACAGACAACAGCATGACTGCCGGCGACATGGGCCGGATGCTGAAACGCCGACTCAAGAATGCTGGCTTGCCATCCCGGTTGTCACCACATTCGTTTCGAGTAACCACGATCACCGACCTACTCAGCCAAGGCGTCCCGCTCGAAGACGTGCAAAACCTCGCAGGCCACGCTGACCCCAGAACGACGCGGCTTTACGATCGACGGCAACGGAAAGTGACCCGCAATATCGTTGAAAGAATTTCGATTTGA
- a CDS encoding ABC-three component system middle component 1 — MDKIAAPVGLFIKNHSSYAIQIGELGRELITGEWDDEYYGELISQWHGYQQYAAIARTWLLSDFSDDLNLFLVGPSGSKDEREWQNFSQIIERNDLVCRKIVWLPGKNDHNWSKELEEFLERTFLAEPWKASGATSGINLDALSDSMSDFEAWREVLERPEFKSEPVEHDALVSALLEADSK; from the coding sequence ATGGATAAAATTGCCGCGCCGGTTGGTTTATTCATTAAAAACCATTCATCGTATGCAATCCAAATTGGCGAACTTGGACGCGAGCTGATAACTGGCGAATGGGACGACGAGTATTACGGTGAACTGATTTCGCAGTGGCACGGTTATCAGCAATATGCTGCGATTGCAAGAACTTGGCTCCTCTCTGATTTCAGTGACGACCTAAATCTATTTTTAGTTGGTCCGTCAGGAAGCAAGGATGAGCGTGAGTGGCAGAATTTTTCACAGATCATCGAACGTAACGATTTAGTCTGTCGGAAAATCGTTTGGCTCCCTGGGAAAAACGATCACAACTGGTCAAAGGAGTTGGAGGAGTTTTTGGAACGAACATTTCTCGCGGAACCTTGGAAAGCTTCAGGGGCTACATCTGGGATTAATCTCGATGCACTATCGGACTCAATGTCTGACTTCGAAGCTTGGCGAGAGGTATTGGAACGGCCTGAATTCAAAAGCGAGCCAGTAGAACATGATGCATTGGTATCCGCTTTACTTGAGGCGGACAGTAAATGA
- a CDS encoding ABC-three component system protein translates to MTDFRHSVARLLVSDQHVGSAWLISRKIVCTADHCVVDSELNTNVELIFPSCRITGTVVEKDADLDIALIEVDPESHTIEPLPIIARPMQLKPSTQWQLHGHPVQNAEVDEGGLTLEGHISNAQSGTETSPRMQLSCDQGARLGEQNSPFGGVSGGPVIVCPRDNTGEVYVIGSISYHHVSQDSILYCTPIDEVVERHPQRLQETQLKSWDASRRILSVVSDDRGCRTNMDEHLILSVWQDGLTGLWCNILPDESPILTSAIERIVVQSPFATARANTELHFMGAAAWRSRCECCTKEWVPVDGVSIKKTLSKYAFVELGDEPIPLGGLRFNNIDELADHLKSQCNKWAFRRLRERVSEAFDNPVGELHYEIASDLVVPMRKLWNNWLNILKNDSSTLHHFFGLMLCSDGGVLMAESAAGTGPETIDACVLHATVYSLAVCVALPEKLSSLRVQSPGNLGQDDMSGHSCGIQIMSGKTIRMADRSHKWKTPFVMLPHLHTLWEVFRVTEARLDQEVNPSGRSFHQEPTRTLVLPGDCELMVAIEQGINTLRAVLEQRYSEFLTVQEQYVAGANNVSV, encoded by the coding sequence GTGACGGACTTTAGGCATAGTGTCGCACGGCTATTGGTCTCAGATCAGCACGTTGGTTCTGCTTGGTTGATCAGCCGCAAGATTGTTTGTACAGCAGATCATTGCGTAGTTGATTCCGAACTGAATACGAATGTTGAGCTCATATTTCCGTCTTGTCGTATTACGGGAACCGTCGTCGAAAAAGACGCGGACCTCGACATTGCCCTGATTGAAGTGGATCCAGAATCACACACAATAGAGCCGCTGCCAATAATTGCACGACCAATGCAGCTAAAACCCTCAACGCAGTGGCAGCTTCACGGACATCCAGTACAAAACGCGGAAGTCGATGAAGGCGGGCTCACGTTGGAAGGACATATAAGTAACGCCCAAAGTGGAACAGAAACATCGCCCCGAATGCAGCTTTCTTGTGATCAAGGTGCGCGTCTAGGTGAGCAGAATTCGCCCTTCGGCGGAGTCTCCGGGGGGCCGGTTATCGTTTGTCCACGCGATAACACTGGCGAAGTCTACGTCATCGGATCGATTTCTTACCATCATGTATCGCAAGACAGCATTCTGTATTGTACGCCTATTGACGAAGTGGTCGAGCGTCATCCGCAACGTCTCCAGGAGACGCAGCTTAAGTCGTGGGACGCATCGCGCCGCATCTTGTCGGTTGTAAGTGACGATCGCGGATGCCGAACGAATATGGACGAGCATCTAATTCTTAGCGTTTGGCAAGATGGACTAACGGGACTTTGGTGCAACATATTGCCCGATGAGTCGCCTATCTTAACGTCGGCAATCGAACGAATTGTCGTTCAGTCGCCGTTCGCGACAGCGCGTGCAAATACTGAGCTGCACTTTATGGGGGCGGCGGCGTGGAGATCTCGATGTGAGTGTTGCACAAAAGAATGGGTTCCAGTGGACGGTGTTTCAATCAAGAAAACGCTTTCCAAATACGCATTCGTAGAATTGGGTGATGAACCCATTCCGCTTGGCGGTTTACGTTTTAATAATATCGACGAATTGGCAGATCACTTGAAATCGCAGTGTAACAAATGGGCTTTCAGGCGACTGCGTGAACGAGTTAGCGAAGCATTTGACAATCCCGTCGGTGAGTTGCATTACGAGATTGCCTCAGATTTGGTTGTCCCGATGCGAAAGTTATGGAACAATTGGCTCAATATATTGAAAAACGACTCAAGCACATTGCACCATTTTTTCGGGTTGATGCTTTGTAGTGATGGAGGTGTGTTGATGGCTGAGTCTGCCGCTGGCACTGGCCCAGAAACAATTGATGCATGCGTTTTACATGCAACGGTGTATTCACTGGCGGTGTGCGTTGCGTTGCCTGAGAAGCTCAGTAGTTTGCGAGTACAATCACCTGGAAATCTTGGTCAAGATGACATGAGTGGCCACTCATGTGGAATACAAATTATGAGTGGCAAAACAATACGGATGGCAGACCGCTCACACAAGTGGAAAACACCATTTGTGATGCTTCCTCATCTTCACACACTTTGGGAAGTTTTTCGCGTTACAGAAGCACGACTTGATCAAGAAGTGAATCCGTCCGGCAGGTCGTTCCACCAGGAGCCAACCCGTACGTTGGTTCTGCCGGGTGACTGCGAATTGATGGTTGCCATCGAGCAGGGGATCAACACGTTGAGGGCTGTCTTGGAACAGCGTTATTCCGAGTTTCTCACGGTACAGGAACAGTATGTAGCTGGAGCAAATAATGTCAGTGTCTGA
- a CDS encoding metallophosphoesterase, which produces MSTRRTQLFITSDWHLGGSLDERLGDRTSLGSSIFRSVSQLTRFLDSLQGEVHAFDGDSQIVLNGDIVDFLAPNPANNYTPLAWQNNEAAICEELTDIAARFVGDDGRGPFAALSDLASMGCQIVVLLGNHDVELCLPKVRDRFVELLGGGSKLRFIYDGEAYSCGRLLVEHGNQYDRFNAVDFDMLRRERSQLSRGMKINDADRGKLFFQPPVGSSIVVDEVNPRLPNVPFLNLLKPEFSAAIPLMLALYPETRKFFELAFEMGKIAKRSYANTPSKRPGLMSGRVSETHLDLNSFLREELATDAETFLGAPKRPGQLSGSKTDKSSVMSRLAAKAAATIDLTCPWGLYSKLRSDDAAERLKSVRIALKRVHDIADFATDTETNVYLIPAAELIKRGFEAIVFGHTHFPKEIEMGGGKYLNAGTWADVLRLPKEIGSSNETIADEAIEKFLLDMKQQNYEPYVVRHLSYVRAIVERDGSVNTALKFYSGEPPQ; this is translated from the coding sequence ATGAGCACCCGACGTACACAGCTATTCATTACGTCTGACTGGCACCTAGGCGGATCGCTAGATGAACGCCTTGGAGATCGAACAAGTCTTGGAAGCTCTATTTTTAGATCGGTCAGTCAGCTGACTAGATTTCTTGACAGTCTTCAGGGGGAAGTTCACGCATTCGATGGCGACTCCCAAATTGTACTCAATGGCGATATCGTCGATTTTTTGGCACCAAATCCGGCCAACAACTACACGCCGTTGGCATGGCAGAATAATGAGGCAGCCATTTGCGAAGAGTTGACTGACATTGCGGCGCGTTTTGTTGGAGATGACGGTCGAGGGCCTTTTGCCGCCTTAAGTGACCTTGCTTCAATGGGTTGCCAAATTGTGGTCTTGCTAGGCAACCATGATGTCGAACTTTGCCTTCCCAAAGTGCGCGACAGATTTGTTGAATTACTTGGGGGCGGCTCCAAATTACGGTTCATTTATGATGGCGAGGCATACTCATGCGGAAGGCTGCTGGTCGAGCATGGTAATCAGTATGATCGATTTAATGCGGTTGATTTCGATATGCTCCGTCGCGAACGATCCCAACTGTCGCGCGGAATGAAAATTAACGATGCAGATAGAGGGAAATTGTTTTTTCAACCACCGGTCGGCAGTAGCATCGTCGTCGATGAAGTCAATCCAAGGTTGCCAAACGTACCTTTTCTGAACTTACTGAAGCCGGAGTTTAGTGCGGCAATCCCGCTAATGCTAGCACTGTATCCCGAAACTCGAAAATTCTTCGAATTAGCCTTCGAGATGGGGAAAATAGCGAAAAGATCTTACGCAAACACGCCCTCTAAACGTCCCGGTCTGATGTCTGGACGGGTGTCGGAGACTCACTTAGACCTAAATTCTTTTCTTCGCGAGGAGTTGGCTACGGATGCGGAGACATTCCTGGGCGCACCAAAACGGCCGGGGCAATTGTCTGGATCAAAAACTGACAAATCATCGGTAATGAGCCGATTAGCGGCAAAGGCAGCGGCGACGATTGACCTAACGTGTCCGTGGGGTCTGTATTCTAAGTTGCGAAGCGATGACGCAGCAGAGCGACTAAAAAGTGTGCGAATTGCTTTGAAACGAGTCCATGATATTGCAGACTTTGCCACAGATACAGAAACGAACGTGTACCTCATACCAGCAGCAGAATTGATAAAACGGGGATTTGAGGCCATCGTCTTTGGTCATACTCATTTCCCGAAGGAGATTGAGATGGGAGGCGGGAAATACCTGAATGCTGGTACATGGGCTGACGTATTGCGACTCCCAAAAGAAATTGGGTCATCGAATGAGACTATCGCTGATGAAGCCATCGAGAAGTTTTTACTAGACATGAAACAACAGAATTATGAGCCTTATGTGGTCCGTCACTTGAGTTACGTTCGAGCCATCGTCGAACGTGATGGCTCGGTGAACACAGCACTGAAGTTTTACTCAGGAGAACCACCGCAGTGA
- a CDS encoding GIY-YIG nuclease family protein, giving the protein MKHFEEELERILADDPLGLLDVKPKPSNAITADQRLVASFEEINAFYREYNREPGESRDIGERRLFSRLKGLRDSPARAAALKDYDVFDLLGDVKNVDPATIESIDDVLNDDTLGLLDVDCQTESDPEDIFDLKHVSKTPEKPDHVAKRKACKEFDQFEPLFQEQHALMQSGMRVTVPFRSERQIREETFFVLDGLLVYVGKLGKWQKKKHGNYNARLYCVFGNGTESNMLLRSLASALWKDKTSRQIIDAHQRELFESEYAITQEDEATGYIYVLRSLSDDPRIQEIDDLFKVGFSSQPVDHRTANATKDPTFLMADVMPVTHFATYNLNPQQLEKLLHRFFAKACLNLDIFDATGQRHTPREWFVVPLHIIEAAVNLLINGEIVNYRYDELNQEIIEK; this is encoded by the coding sequence ATGAAACACTTTGAAGAAGAACTTGAGCGAATCCTCGCCGACGATCCACTAGGTTTGCTTGACGTGAAACCCAAGCCATCGAATGCAATTACGGCAGATCAGCGTCTGGTCGCTTCGTTTGAAGAGATCAACGCTTTCTATCGAGAATATAACCGGGAGCCCGGTGAAAGTCGTGACATAGGCGAGCGTCGTCTCTTTAGCCGACTGAAGGGCCTCCGAGACAGTCCTGCACGGGCTGCTGCGTTGAAAGATTACGATGTATTTGATCTGCTTGGGGACGTCAAGAACGTTGATCCAGCTACGATTGAATCCATCGACGATGTTCTCAATGACGATACTCTCGGTTTACTCGACGTTGACTGCCAAACTGAAAGTGATCCCGAAGACATTTTTGATTTAAAACACGTTTCCAAGACACCTGAGAAACCCGATCACGTCGCAAAACGGAAGGCTTGCAAAGAGTTCGACCAATTCGAACCGTTGTTCCAAGAACAACATGCACTGATGCAATCGGGAATGCGCGTTACTGTTCCGTTCCGTAGCGAGCGTCAGATTCGCGAAGAGACCTTCTTCGTACTCGACGGCTTACTGGTCTATGTGGGAAAACTCGGTAAGTGGCAAAAGAAGAAACACGGCAACTACAATGCACGATTGTATTGCGTGTTTGGAAACGGGACCGAATCCAACATGCTGCTGCGTTCGTTGGCATCGGCTCTATGGAAAGACAAAACCAGCCGCCAAATTATTGATGCGCATCAACGAGAGCTATTCGAGTCCGAATATGCCATCACGCAAGAAGATGAAGCGACTGGTTATATCTACGTATTGCGATCGCTTTCAGATGACCCACGAATTCAGGAGATTGACGACTTGTTTAAAGTTGGTTTTTCCAGCCAACCTGTTGATCACCGCACAGCAAACGCCACGAAAGATCCGACCTTCCTAATGGCGGATGTCATGCCTGTTACGCACTTTGCGACATACAATCTAAACCCGCAGCAACTCGAAAAGCTACTTCATCGTTTCTTCGCGAAAGCGTGCCTAAACCTAGACATTTTCGACGCCACCGGGCAACGGCATACGCCGCGTGAATGGTTTGTCGTCCCCCTCCACATCATCGAAGCCGCAGTCAATCTGCTCATCAACGGCGAGATCGTAAACTATCGGTACGATGAATTAAATCAGGAAATTATTGAGAAATGA